TTCTTTTGCTGCATGTGTAGTTGCAGGAGATCGAGCAGGTAAAGTAGGCTATGGTCACGGTAAAGCAAAAGAAGTGACTGAAGCAAGAGGAAAAGCGACTCAAGAAGCTAGGAAAAAATTGACTAAGATTCCTCTTTATCAAAATAGAACAATTCACCACGATGTTGTGGGAAAAAGTGGAGCCGCTAAAGTAATTTTAAGAAGAGCTAAAGCAGGTACCGGAGTTATTGCAGGCGGTGCTATGAGAGCAATATTTGACTCTTTAGGAGTTCATGATATTGTTGCTAAATCATTAGGTTCTAGTAATGTATACGCAATGATTGCGGCAACATTTGATGCATTAAGTAAACTTTCTTCGCCAAAAACTATTGGATTACGAAGAGACAAAAAAATAAATGAAGTATCGGTCAAAGCTACTGATCTTCAAGTTAGTGAATAATATCGCATTATAAATAATAATATTAAATAATATTTTAGGTTTTTTAAAAGCTTGAGGTGTATTAAGGAACTATGAGTAATAAAAAAGAAAAAAAATTAGCTGATATACAATTAAAGGTTACTCAAGTTAAAAGTAGCATAGGTCGTAAATATGATCAGAAGCAAACGTTAATTGGACTCGGTCTAAATAAAATCGGTAGAGTTGTTATTCTCGATGCTACTAATTCAATTAAAGGTATGCTTAAAAAAGTTGAGCATTTGTTAAAAATAGAAAATATCAAGTAGAGTTTCAAAATGAAATTAAACGAATTATATAATAATTTTGGTTCTAAAAAAAATAGAAAAAGAGTCGGACGAGGCATTGGAAGCGGAAAAGGTAAAACTTGCGGCAGAGGTGTAAAAGGACAAAAATCTAGGTCTGGAGTGGCAATAAAAGGTTTTGAAGGCGGTCAGACACCTATAATAAAAAGATTGCCGAAAAGAGGATTTAATTCTTTATCTCCTAAAAAATATAATGTTGTAAATATTTATGATATCGAAGCTCTATTATTGGCCGGGCGTTTAAATGGGGCTGAAATAATTACTAAAGAAAAATTGGTAGAGGTCGGGTTAATTAAAAATAGTAACTTATTAGTTAAATTATTATCGGTTAGTACTGATGGTTTTGCCGTCCCTTTATCATTTAAGTTAGATGCTTATTCTTCTAAAACCAAAGAATTGATTGAAAAAACCGGTGGGCAAATATTGTAACTTATGAATTTACATTCTTCCAAAAAGACCGGCAATGATCTTATTAATCGTATTATTTTTACTATTTTAGTTCTTATAATATGTAGGTTTGGATCATTTATACCTATAGCGGGTATTGATTCGGTTGCTTTAAATAGTGTTGCCGAGCAGAATCAATCCGGTATACTCGGCATGTTTAATATGTTGTCAGGCGGTTCTTTAGGCAGGATGTCTATTTTTGCTTTAGCGGTTATGCCTTATATAACTGCGTCAATTATTATTCAATTAATGTCGGTAGCTTATAAACCTTTGGAAAATTTAAAAAAGGAAGGTGAAGCCGGAAAAAGAAAAGTTAATCAGTTATCAAGATATTTAACAGTTTTGCTAGCGTCTTTTCAAGCTTATGGGGTGGCTATAAGTTTGGAATCGATAGTAACAAATACCGGACCGGTAGTGATTATCCCCGGTCTTTTCTTCAAGGTTACCACAGTAATTACCTTAGCTGTCGGGACAATGTTTTTAATGTGGCTTGGTGAACAAATTACGCTTCGTGGGATAGGAAACGGCACTTCTTTAATTATATTTATAGGTATAGTTTCAGGCGTGCCTAGTGCTATTATTAGTATGTTTGAATTATCTCGTAAAGGAGCTTTATCGCCGTTAGTGGGGATAACTGTTTGCGTAGGGGTAGTCATTTTAATAGCTATAATAATTTTTTTCGAGAAGGCTCAAAGAAAATTATTAGTGCAATATCCTAAACGGCAAGTAGGAAATAAGATTTACGGCGGGGAAGCAACTCATATGCCGCTTAAACTTAATACGGCAGGTGTAATCCCGCCGATATTTGCTAGTTCAATTTTATTATTTCCTGCGACACTTGCAAATTTCTCTACTAATAATTCAGAAATTATGGGGAGATTGACATATTATTTGGGTCACGGAAAGCCTATCTACATTTTGTTGTATGTCGCTTTAATAATGTTTTTTAGTTTTTTTTATACGGCAATAGTATTTAACTCTGAAGAAACAGCCAATAATTTAAGAAAATACGGTGCTTATCTTCCGGGTAAAAGACCCGGAAAAAACACGGCAGAATATTTTGATTATATACTTACTAGGCTTACGGTTATAGGGGGGATATATTTAAGTTTAATATGTGTGATTCCTGAATTATTAATGAATAAATATGTTGTATCACTTTCTTTGGGAGGGACAAGTTTTTTAATTGTAGTTAATGTAGTGCTTGATACATTCACCCAAATTCAAACTTACTTATTTAGTAGTAGATACGAAGGGTTAATGAAAAAGGTAAAATTAAAAAATTAAAAATGAGTTAGAAGTGATAATAGTTCTTATAGGTCCGCCTGGAGCCGGAAAAGGAACTCAGGGGAAAAAGTTAGCTGAAAAAAGTCATTTACCTCATGTGTCTGTCGGCGATATATTTAGAACAATTATTATGTCCTCAAGTGAGGAGAGTAGGTTAATTAATAATTATATAAAGCAAGGAAAACTTATTCCTAATAAAATAGTAAATGGAATAGTTGAGAAATTTTTATCGTCGGATAAATATAAAAACGGTTATATATTAGATGGATATCCTCGTAATCTAGAACAAGCTGAATTTTTTAAAACTATTAGCAATCAAAAAATAAAAATTATTTACTTTGATATTTCCGATGAAATATTAATTAAAAGAATTTTAGGTAGATATAATTGCGAAAATTGCGGCAAGATATATAATAATTATTTCTTAAAACCTAAAGTTGAAAATATTTGCGATGCTTGTGGCTCAAGCGTGTTTGTTTATAGGAAAGATGATAGTGAAGAAATTATAAAAAAAAGAATAGAAGAGTATAAAATTGAAACTTCTCCCTTAGTAAATTATTATAAAGATAATTGTGAGTTTTATACGATAAATGCAAGTAAAAAAGAAGAAGAAATAGAAAGTGATTTATATAAAATACTAAAAATAAATTGACTTTATAAAAGATTTTTATATTATTTTTTTAGTTGTTAGTGAAATTTTGGAGATTATTTGTGGCAAGAATTGCGAGCGTTAACATTCCCGATAATAAGCGTTTAGTGATAAGTTTAACGTATATTTACGGTCTTGGAAATACTATTGCCAAGGAAATTTGTGATAAAACAAAGATACCGGAAAGTAAAAAAGTTAAAGATCTTAATGATCAGGAACTTATTAGTTTACGTAATGTTATTGAAAAAGAATATAAAGTTGAAGGTGATTTAAGACGAGAGGTTAACCTTAACATTAAAAAGAAAAAAGATATAAGGTGTTTTCAAGGGCTTAGGCATATACGCAAATTGCCGGTTCGGGGGCAAAATACTCATTCTAATGCTCGTACGAGAAAAGGAAAAGCTGTGGCGATTGCCGGTAAGAAAAAAGCCGTAAAATAATAGAGTAGAGTATAAAGATGAGTCAAACTAAAGTTAAGAAAAAAAAGAAGACTATTACCCTTGGTGTTGTGCATATACAAGCAACATTTAATAATACTATCATTACGTTTACCGATGTCCAAGGTAATGCGATATCTTCATCATCCGCAGGAAGAAACGGATTTAAAGGTGCTAGAAAAGCGACTCCTTACGCCGCTCAGATAACTGCAGATAAAGCTTCCGAAGAAGCAAAAGAATACGGGCTTAAAACTGTTTCTATTAGAATTCAAGGACCTGGCGCTCAACGTGAATCAGCGATGCGTGCAGTATTTGGACAAAATTTTGTAATTACATCAATTCTAGATGTTTCAGCCATTGCACATAATGGAGTAAGGGCGCCAAAAAGAAGAAGAGTATAAGGAAGACATAGATATAGGTATAGAATGTTATCGCTAAGTAAAAATTGGAACTCTTTAATAAAGCCGCATAAGGTAGCTTATCAAAGCTCTCCTGAAACTGACAATATCGCAAAAATTATAGTCGAACCATTAGAAAGAAGCTTTGGTTTAACATTAGGTAATGCTATGAGAAGGGTTTTACTTTCTTCTCTACAAGGAGCAGCCGTAACGTCTATAAAAATTCCCGGAGTAGTGCATGAATTTTCTTCTGTTCCCGGGATAAAAGAAGACTTAGTTGAAATAGTTTTAAATATTAAATCTATAGCAATAAAAATGCATGTTGCAGATAAAAAAATTGTTAAGTTAAAAGCTTCAGGACCTTGTGTAGTAACTGCCGGAATGATCGAAACCGGTCATGATGTAGAGATATTAAATCCGGAACATGTAATTTGTAACTTGGCTAAAGGTAAGCAGCTTGAAATGGAGTTAACTTGTAGAATAGGAAAAG
This genomic window from Rickettsia endosymbiont of Ceutorhynchus obstrictus contains:
- a CDS encoding adenylate kinase translates to MIIVLIGPPGAGKGTQGKKLAEKSHLPHVSVGDIFRTIIMSSSEESRLINNYIKQGKLIPNKIVNGIVEKFLSSDKYKNGYILDGYPRNLEQAEFFKTISNQKIKIIYFDISDEILIKRILGRYNCENCGKIYNNYFLKPKVENICDACGSSVFVYRKDDSEEIIKKRIEEYKIETSPLVNYYKDNCEFYTINASKKEEEIESDLYKILKIN
- the rplO gene encoding 50S ribosomal protein L15; the encoded protein is MKLNELYNNFGSKKNRKRVGRGIGSGKGKTCGRGVKGQKSRSGVAIKGFEGGQTPIIKRLPKRGFNSLSPKKYNVVNIYDIEALLLAGRLNGAEIITKEKLVEVGLIKNSNLLVKLLSVSTDGFAVPLSFKLDAYSSKTKELIEKTGGQIL
- the rpsE gene encoding 30S ribosomal protein S5 — its product is MSKGKKNEEALSETVVDINRVTKVVKGGRRFSFAACVVAGDRAGKVGYGHGKAKEVTEARGKATQEARKKLTKIPLYQNRTIHHDVVGKSGAAKVILRRAKAGTGVIAGGAMRAIFDSLGVHDIVAKSLGSSNVYAMIAATFDALSKLSSPKTIGLRRDKKINEVSVKATDLQVSE
- the rpmD gene encoding 50S ribosomal protein L30, whose translation is MSNKKEKKLADIQLKVTQVKSSIGRKYDQKQTLIGLGLNKIGRVVILDATNSIKGMLKKVEHLLKIENIK
- the secY gene encoding preprotein translocase subunit SecY, yielding MNLHSSKKTGNDLINRIIFTILVLIICRFGSFIPIAGIDSVALNSVAEQNQSGILGMFNMLSGGSLGRMSIFALAVMPYITASIIIQLMSVAYKPLENLKKEGEAGKRKVNQLSRYLTVLLASFQAYGVAISLESIVTNTGPVVIIPGLFFKVTTVITLAVGTMFLMWLGEQITLRGIGNGTSLIIFIGIVSGVPSAIISMFELSRKGALSPLVGITVCVGVVILIAIIIFFEKAQRKLLVQYPKRQVGNKIYGGEATHMPLKLNTAGVIPPIFASSILLFPATLANFSTNNSEIMGRLTYYLGHGKPIYILLYVALIMFFSFFYTAIVFNSEETANNLRKYGAYLPGKRPGKNTAEYFDYILTRLTVIGGIYLSLICVIPELLMNKYVVSLSLGGTSFLIVVNVVLDTFTQIQTYLFSSRYEGLMKKVKLKN
- the rpsK gene encoding 30S ribosomal protein S11 produces the protein MSQTKVKKKKKTITLGVVHIQATFNNTIITFTDVQGNAISSSSAGRNGFKGARKATPYAAQITADKASEEAKEYGLKTVSIRIQGPGAQRESAMRAVFGQNFVITSILDVSAIAHNGVRAPKRRRV
- the rpsM gene encoding 30S ribosomal protein S13 translates to MARIASVNIPDNKRLVISLTYIYGLGNTIAKEICDKTKIPESKKVKDLNDQELISLRNVIEKEYKVEGDLRREVNLNIKKKKDIRCFQGLRHIRKLPVRGQNTHSNARTRKGKAVAIAGKKKAVK